The following is a genomic window from Mycteria americana isolate JAX WOST 10 ecotype Jacksonville Zoo and Gardens chromosome 14, USCA_MyAme_1.0, whole genome shotgun sequence.
TTAGGGCAGTTACAACATCTTTGGGCTGGTAGGTCCTGGAACACCATGAAATAGAAGACCATGggcagctgccactgctgccttAACGCTTTCCCTTCTGTTACTACAAGGCGTTTGTTTTAAGATGCTTTGGTCTACccagaaagcacaaaacaaaaccctctggttttgctttgagaaaataTGAATTTCCAGCCCTTAATCGTGCAGCAAGAACCTTGTAAGCATGACCGAGTAGTCTAAAAGCTtgatttaaaggggaaaaaaaatccaacttgaGCCAATTTCACAATctgactattttttaaaaaaggctttagAGGGCTGCTTCTGCCAAGCAGCACTTCTGAGTCGTGTCGGAGTCCCTTACTGAAGTGTCCGTGCCTTCCTCTGGCTAAATAAAAGTGAGGCCTTTTGTAATTAGCTTTATAGTGGGCAGTTGGTCCTTCTCACCTGTGCCTGAAGGTATTTTGTAGTTTATTCGCTGTACATACATACTTAGCCTTTCTTGCAATTATATGTTGTATGTTGAGGTGTTTTTCCTGTGCCTCTTCTTCCTCGAAACACGGATGGGGAGGTTGTCCAAGTTGTAAAGCTGTGTTATGTGAGTCTGAAACTCGCTGTTGGCTCTGGCAGCTTTGCCCCAGAGCTCGGCGTGGGTCTTGGGAGCTCATCTCGAAGGGCAGAGCACAGCCTGCTGAGAGAGAGCATGGCCTCGCCCCACAGCTTTTGCGGCTTCTCAGCAGCTCATGGTCAGCGAGGAGAAGGTTGTCTGTGCACGGGCTTGCTGTGACAGTGTCTTTCGGAGATGGCACAGGTGTGGCTGGAAGAAGGGAGGCCTTGCATTAGCCTGGTACCTGGTTTAGCCTGTTACCTATTCCTTGTCCTCTCTCTGCCACCTGCATTTGATGACATGGATGTTAGCAGCAAGGTGCACTGTCACTACTCtcagtgtgtgtgtgcagctgtCCCAAGGAGGgttcccctttcttttccaaacacaGTGAGACTAAATTACGCTGCCAGCTGTTAAACAGAAGGAGATATTGTTCAGTTTGTTGCTGTTTGGCAGAGGCGGGAAGGACTACTTGTGGATCCTTTGCACTACCCTAAAGCAGCTCTGGAAATTCACCTCCGAAGCAGCAGGCAGGGTGAGTAAGGCGTAGGCTGCAGCCTgggggagggctgtgctgctgctccgtGTTCTACCTGCCGGCTGCCAGCAGACCTGCCCCGCGGCGCTCCCGGAGGGCGGGCGCGCTGCCTTCCCGCccgcggccgggctctgccccggccagcccgggggcccggcggccggggcgcggctcccccgcccgctcccgcctCTCCCGGCGCGGCTGCCGGtgcgcccgggcgggcggcgtGGAGGGAGCGGCGCGCCCCCTTCCCAGGCTCTATTTTGAGCAGACATTTACTTTCCCAGCCTCTTCTCCGCCTGGatccctgcccggggggggggggggggatatgtGTCTCTTCCCTGCTTCATAAAAGGGCCCCGAGGCGGAGGCCGGGCTCCGGGGGTtatttttgggagcagctcccgGGATCCGATGCCCTTGTTAGGGCAGCGCTGACCTTTCTCCCGGCGGGGGAGGAGAGAcagaggggcggcgggccgggccggggcgggcggcggcggccggggcgggggagcgcggccggctCGGGACCCCCCTTCCTCCGCCGCGGGGCTCGGCTCCCCGCGGGGCtcggctccccgcggcggggcaggtagcggcgcggcgcggctgcccctgccggggggctcgggctcgggcccggcccgcccctctctctcccctctcccttctcccctctcccctccctccaatTTCTCCCTCCTCCCGTGCCCCGGCCCATCGGCCGGGCGAGGCGAGGTAGGAGCGGCCGCTCCCGGCGCCCAGCCCGGCTCCGTCGGGGATGCGGttgcggcccccgcgccccggcgctCGGCCCCTGGGAGAGCTGCCCGGCTGAGGGGGCACCGGAGGGTACCATGAGCGGCGGCAGGTTTGATTTCGATGATGGAGGTGCCTATTgcgggggctgggaagggggcaaaGCCCACGGGCACGGCATCTGCACCGGCCCCAAGGGCCAGGGCGAGTACTCGGGCTCCTGGAACTACGGCTTCGAAGTGGTGGGCATATACACATGGCCCAGTGGCAACACCTACGAAGGCTACTGGTCCCAAGGCAAGAGGCATGGCCTAGGAATCGAGACCAAAGGACGGTGGGTTTACAGAGGCGAGTGGACCCATGGCTTTAAGGGACGGTACGGCGCGAGGCAGAGCATGAGCAGCGGAGCCAAGTACGAGGGTACCTGGAATAACGGCCTGCAGGATGGCTATGGCACCGAGACGTATGCAGACGGAGGTAAGGGTGActctggaggggctgggggggtggtgAACAGCGTGATACCCAGCCCACGATGGCAGAGGCTGCGTGTTGTCCCCGCTGAAGGGGTGACCTGATCCCATCCCCACTAGCGAGATCCAGACAGGCACAGTGGTCTACAATGAGCCACAGGGGTGCTTCAGTCAAGAAGCAGGGCTTGGGGCGCGACCGCCTCGTACATGTGCGTGTGTGCCCTGATTTGCACAGTCGGGCGCAGCGTGTGCGGCTCGCTGTCTGCGGTCAcgagggaggagcagcaggagcattGCCCCCACCGTCCCTCCCTCGGGAGCTGCTCTTGAGTGTCCATATCAATAGTTAACACCAACCAACTTGGTTTTGTGTAGTCTGTCACTCCCGGTTCCCCAGGGACTGGTTATTGCAGTTCATtgccaaaccaaaccagaaactCATCGCCGAACCAAACCAGAAACTTTGCCGGTGCATGACCGCAGCGAGCTGTTCACTCGCTCACTGGGCAGTGAGCTGTGAATGTTTTCACGTCAGATATAAGCCACCCA
Proteins encoded in this region:
- the JPH2 gene encoding junctophilin-2 isoform X4; this translates as MSGGRFDFDDGGAYCGGWEGGKAHGHGICTGPKGQGEYSGSWNYGFEVVGIYTWPSGNTYEGYWSQGKRHGLGIETKGRWVYRGEWTHGFKGRYGARQSMSSGAKYEGTWNNGLQDGYGTETYADGESIR
- the JPH2 gene encoding junctophilin-2 isoform X3; this translates as MSGGRFDFDDGGAYCGGWEGGKAHGHGICTGPKGQGEYSGSWNYGFEVVGIYTWPSGNTYEGYWSQGKRHGLGIETKGRWVYRGEWTHGFKGRYGARQSMSSGAKYEGTWNNGLQDGYGTETYADGGRLMPKPRLKGLSRQLRQLTTNRA